Within Felis catus isolate Fca126 chromosome A1, F.catus_Fca126_mat1.0, whole genome shotgun sequence, the genomic segment GGATCCTTCATGTAGCATTCCTAATTATTGTGAAGATGCTAGATTGAACACGTGATATTTGCAttgtttcatttctctgcttaaaaccttgcaatatctttgttttattcttagaataaaatccattATTTGCCCTCAGTTTATTTCTCCATCCTTCTCTTCCCACTTACTCTTGAGACACTAAGTTTTAGGTGCACTGTCCTTTTATTATCTAGAATAGCTATACTTTACTGTTGCATGGCCTTTACATATCAGTTTTTCATTTATGggttcttcccattttacagttttaGCCTGGCAAACatctttttttgaatgtttatttatttatttattgagaaagagggagaaaaagcatgagtgggagaagggaagagagagagagagaattccaagcaggccctccACTGTAGGTACAGAGCCCAATTCAGTCCCACtaaccatgatgagatcatgacgggagcagaaatcgagtcagatgcttaacccactgagccacccaggcatcccaagcctAGAAAACATCCTTCATGTTCCAGACTAAATGGCACAACTTTGACAAAACTTTTTCACTCCCCAACTCATTAGGTCAGGTCCCCTATTGCATACTTTCATGCACTCAGTACCTTTCCTATATAGCACAAActgttatatttgtttgtttgaacaTATATTTAAAGTCTGTTTACCCCCTTAGATTGAAAACCATATAAGACATATAGACACAGTCTGTCCTGTTACCACTAGATGCTTAACTTCCACAAACTCAACAAATAGCTATTTCCACAGATGAAATACAGTTGTACAGTTAATATAGATGAAACCAGtaattataaaaaggagaaatctgTGTTCCTTGAGTGATTATGAAAATTTGATAGAAATTAGGCATTTGTGGTCTCTGGATAATATCCCCTGACATGATCTATTATCATTTTTTGTCACCTTGCATGAGATAAtcttttcatagtatttttttctgagtataaaTGCAACTGATGCGCATTATACAAACtctggaaaataagagaaaaacgcAAATAGGATATAAAGCAtgtcataatttaaaaaacaatcttttaagGTTTACGTGTAATAATTACAGAAGGGCAGGCAGAGTAGCCCTAGCAGCGAAATCatataaataatcaaaatcaTGTAAATGAGGACTCCACCAGAGAccgtgggatttttttttagataacaGCACATTTCATTTACCTCGGTTGTGTTAGTTTCACTGATATAACACAAGAACCTCCTCCAACAGCGTCATATGGGTTTGATAAGGGGAATAAGCGATTAAAATATCGAAACAACACCCACCCCCCTCTCGCCCGAACAAAACACCTTCTCCGGAGATTTTTAAACTGCCAGCGAACGCATGGTGGCACTGTTGTCTAAGAAGGCGAATTAAACCACAGGAACTGTGCGCACTGCGTAAGGCACAGATCCAGTGCCGTAAACTAGGGGTTGTGAGCCTGGGCAGATTTTTAAGCAACCAAAACTGAGCCCTGGAAAGAATTATTCGCTAGGCCTTCTTCAAAGATTGGAAGGCAAAAGACTGCGTTTCCTAGCACTGCCAGAGGCTTAGCTTGGCAATATTTCCAGGAAGAGCATGGCCGAAAGCACAATGGAGGCCAGAGGGGAGCGCTTTCTTAGACAAAGGCAAGtcctgtttctgtttgtttttctgggtgGGTCTCTGGCTGGGTCTGAGTCAAGACGCTACTCTGTGGTTGAGGAAACAGAGAGGGGCTTTTTAATAGCCAACATAGCAAATGATCTAGGGCTTGGGGAAGGGGAACTGGCTGTGAGGGGTGCACAAGTTGTGTCTAAAGGAAACAAACAGCATTTTCAGCTTAACCATCAAACTGGCGACTTGCACCTGCGTGAGAAATTGGACCGGGAAGAGCTATGCGGCCCCACGGAGCCATGTATACTACATTTTCAGATATTACTGCAAAACCCTTTGCAGGTTATTACAAATGAGCTTCACGTCATAGATGTAAATGACCATTCTCCGgtattctttgaaaatgaaatgcagCTGAAACTCTTGGAAAACACGCCACCAGGAACCATGATTCCTTTGGGAAATGCTGAGGACTTGGATGTGGGAAGAAACAGTCTCCAAAACTATACGATCACTCCTAATTCCCATTTCCACGTTCTCACACGCAGTCGTAGGGATGGAAGAAAGTACCCACAACTAGTGCTGGACAAATCTCTGGACCGTGAGGAGCAGCCAGAGTTCATTTTGACTCTTACCGCGCTGGATGGCGGCTCTCCACACCGGTCTGGGATCGCCAAGATCCACATCCTGGTCTTAGACATAAACGACAATGCCCCAGAATTTACACAGACACTCTACGAGGTTCAGATTCTAGAGAACAGCCCCCTTAACTCTGTTGTTGTCACTGTCTCGGCTACTGATTTAGATACAGGAAATTTTGGGACAGTATCATATGCATTTTTTCATGCTTCTGAAGAAATTCGTAAAACTTTTCAGCTAAATCCAATTACTGGTGATATCCAGCTAgtcaaatatttgaattttgaggAGATGAATACTTATGAACTGGACATAGAAGCCAAAGATGGTGGAGGCCTTTCAGGAAAAACAACAGTGATAGTTCAGGTGGTTGATGTGAACGACAACCCACCAGAACTGACATTGTCCTCAATTACCAGCCCTATCCCTGAGAACTCTCCAGAGACTGTGGTGGCTGTTTTCAGTGTTTCTGATCTAGACtctggagaaaatggaagaattatGTGTTCCATCGAGGACAGTCTCCCCTTCATCCTTAAACcctctgttgagaatttttacaccCTACTGACAAACACACCTCTGGACCGAGAGACCAAATCCGAGTACAACATCACCATCACCGTCACCGACTTGGGGACCCCCAGGCTGAAAACGCAGCACAACATAACCGTGACGGTCTCCGACGTCAACGACAACGCCCCCGCCTTCAGCCAAACCACCTACACCCTGCGCGTCCGCGAGAACAACAGCCCCGCCCTGCACATCGGCAGCGTGAGCGCCACGGACAGGGACTCGGGCGCCAACGCGCAGGTCACCTACTCGCTGCTGCCGCCCGCGGACCCGCAGctgcccctggcctccctggtgTCCATCAACGCGGACAACGGGCAGCTGTTCGCGCTCAGGTCCCTGGATTACGAGGCGCTGCGGGCGTTCGAGTTCGGCGTGCGCGCGGCCGACCGCGGCTCGCCCGCGCTCAGCAGCCAGGCGCGGGTGCGCGTGCTGGTGCTGGACGACAACGACAACGCGCCCTTCGTGCTGTACCCGCCGCAGAACGGCTCTGCGCCCTGCACCGAGCTGGTGCCCAGGGCGGCCGAGGCGGGCTACCTGGTGACCAAGGTGGTGGCGGTGGACGGCGACTCGGGCCAGAACGCCTGGCTGTCGTACCAGCTGCTCAAGGCCACGGAGCCCGGGCTGTTCGGCGTGTGGGCGCACAACGGCGAGGTGCGCACGGCCCGGCTGCTGAGCGAGCGCGACGCCGTCAAGCACAGGCTGGTGGTGCTGGTCAGGGACAATGGCGAGCCGCCGCGCTCGGCCAGCGTCACGCTGCACGTGCTGCTGGTGGACGGCTTCTCGCAGCCCTACCTGCCGCTCCCGGAGGTGGCGGCGGCCGAGGCGCGGGCCGACCCGCTCACCGTCTACTTGGTCGTCGCCTTGGCGTCCGTGTCGTCGCTCTTCCTGTTCTCGGTGCTGGTGTTCGTGGCGGTGCGGCTGTGCAGGCGGAGCCGGGCGGCGTCTGCGGGTCGCTGCTCGGGGCCCGAGGGCCACTTTCCGGGCCACCTGGTGGACGTCAGCGGCGCGGGGACGCTGTCCCAGAGCTACCAGTACGAGGTGTGTCTGACGGGAGACTCGGGGACCAATGAGTTCAAGTTCCTCAAACCGATTATGACCAATGGTCTGGTTCAAGACACTGAGTGAGACTAAAGCAAAGCTCCAATTTTAATGATAGTTTAGGTCAAAAAGTAATTGTTTGGCtatgattgttttctttaataatcaAGAATCTTTAGTTGATGTAATATTgtctttaaatattgattttactTTGTGGGTTTTGTTAATCCTCGTGTATTCTCTTTTATCTGCTTCCTGTTTTAGTAATGCAGTCTgaatccctcttttctttttctaataggTGAGCAAAAATAGATTCATTATCTTTTAATGGTGATTTCAAACAAGTTTACTTTAAGGAACTATCTCAAATTCTCTATCCAAAGCAATGTAGATAGAGTTCCAAAACAGTAATCTTGTAATTTACCGTGTTGAATACAGTCAGATAATGTTCTTTATAATATACTTAAAGCAGCTTTGTAGTTAATGAAGTTTGTGGATagattaaaatgtgttttctctaaGCTGTACCTTCTTCAAGGTACACCATGTTTTTAGGGACAATTCATTTAGTTCAATTTATGTTTTGACATTTGCaattaatatttcaatatttttacatttacgttgtcataaatacacacaaaatacagGCTATAAGGCAAATTACTCTTGGATTTGGCTAGAATATTCTCAtgaagactgaagaaaaaaaataaacctacagcattttgaaaaacagattgTGCTTTTACATTTTGCATGAAAATGTTGTTTAGTGGGGCATCTGATGCTATGACAATTTAGTGTGTAAATTCTGAGAGAAGTTATCAACCTAAGAGtcgttttttaataatttcaagaaaGCACATACATGTATGATCTCTAAATGCTTTATGTAAAAGTAGTGTCCCATCCAatcctacttttaaaattaatatctaCTTGGCATTTAGATGGTGATATATGAGGGAAATctataacaaaaattataatatatacatatatgtatattatataattttattatattttataaaattatataattttattatatatatgtatacatacatatatatgtaatttttgttttttgtcttggtTCTCTTCTCCTGATTTCAACCTGACATGACCCAGGATTATAGATGGTCCTTCTGAGGACTGTCCATCCACACTAGCATTCTACCACCTACAATGTAATTAAAAGATATACAAGAATAGGTAGTTCTAAAGAAGACAGagcaaggggctcctgggtggctccagttggTTGAATGACtgatttgactcaggtcatgaatctcacagtttgtgagtttgagccttgcacaGCCTTGGGCCTGTGCTGATAGGTCAGAACCtccaacctgcttcagattctgtgtctccctctctctctgcccctcccccactcattcattttctctttctctctctcagaagtgaataaacattgaaaaatttctaaaagaGCAGTATCATTGTGAAAGTCTAAATTAGCTATAACTATGAATAAAATCTGGAAGCAACCAAAGTCACATTTTATGGctattttgagtgaaagagaaaaacttatttttaagtgataaaatatttagtCCCCAGTTAAATAAgttgattaggaaaaaaattggTTTTCTTCTTGAAGGCATTTTCTCATCCAGAAGGACAGAACTTTCCAAGAATTGAATACTTATGACtagaagagagaaaactgaagtttctcaacaaatttgaaaatcCCCAAAAGAGAAGAAGAATTTAAGATTGACATGCCTTCAGTCATATTTTAAAGTGCAGCTATAAATGGTGTCATTTTACATAACTGAGATCAAATGCATGAATCCTTAATAATCAGGGGAAAGAGTATTTCCTTTCATTGATGAAGCACTTTATAGAGATATTTTAATCTGGCTCTTctgtttagatctttttttttttcttcttttcataaaTTGGCTGAATTTTTATTAAGAGAGGAAAAGATCAAAGAATTGTGACCAAGTCTTCTCTGTTTGGCTGACTTAGTCCTAGGTAGTATCAGAGCTACTATTCCATTGTGGAAAGTATAGAAAGCAGTTCTTTTTTTGGCCAATATGGTATATGATCTGGGACTAAAGTTGGAGGAGCTATATGCTGAGCACTCATTTAGACCCAGAAGACAGAAGAACAGACGCTGTTAGTAACTTGGTAGATCCATTGAATTCACCTATTGTTGAGTGAACAGAATTTAGTAAAGCCAGAAAAGATCTTCTAGACTAAATTTGAAGATTAGAAACAATTACACCTTACTCTTGTTtcaaagttgatttttatttctatgctGTTGGAaagtttttcccttttatttaaagACAATTTCCAAAAACTTCTTTATCCAGATATTAAGTACAGGACAGAGAAGGTACCATATGTATAGTACTATGTATTGTGGCCACTTTTTGGAATTCCCATACTGAAAGTCTGGTACAAGGTAAAAGCGATGACCTTCTATGTTAATGATAATTTTTAGTAGTCTTCTGTGAGGAATAGTAAGTTCATTACTGTGAATTATTTCCAAATTGATCTCTAatattctaattttcaaaaagtaagagaaattaaaatggctCCTCTGCCCAAATATACTAAATAACCTTACTAGACTTTAAGGAACTTGACAGtagaatctgtttctgttttattcagaCTTGTATCTCCAACACATGGCATTATGCCTCACACATAGTAGATGCTTGAATAACTTTTGCTgaatgagtaatttttaaaaaatatttgagaaatcaATGAATTTTTCAAGACCTCATTTACTTGGTACTTATCTGTACACTGAATTTCAAAAGAACTAGCTACATTCAGAAAGGGCTGGGGATTGATAATGCCAATTTCCATAGAACCAATATATTATTTAGTTGTCTTCCTTCACTTGTGTGGGGATTTCTGGAAACTCAGAGAATTGTAAAACAATGTACTGATCTCCAGTTGGGTTCCAGATGCACTTGCTCACATCTTTGATTTCagcaataaagaagaaatgaaataaaagtaatttataaaagCACTGTCAACTTCCCAGACCTTCTGTTTACCAAATTAACTTCCTGAAATCTGTATTTAAATTCACTAGCCTCTAATCGATTATTCTCTTGAACTCTGGTTAGTCCTCGTGgtataaaaattaagtgaaatttgCAAGATCTGAAAGTCtttgaataaactttaaagtagTCAATCattaatgtattttcaaaatgtaactCTAGATAGTGTACATTCTTTTACCTCTCTGAAAACATAAATTGataaataacttaaatattttcttgacaTTCACAATCTAGTTTTTAACacttaaaagcaaagaaatgacaatgaatttaaaacttttatgtagGTTAAAAAACTAAACTATATTCAAGTATCACTCATTAAAACTAATGAAGTAAGTTACCATACTTTTTAGAACTCTTTCTTAATCCTTAAATATGGCTTCCTTGTaaatgaggacttttttttttttaatgcaagtttTTCTGTACATGTCACTACCTTTATTCTCTATTTATACTTGCTTCTTAGGGTAGCTTGCTGTATATTTTAAAGCTAGAAATCTATACTTTTATGTCTAATAGTTCTCTTCTTAGCCAATAGTTTGGTTGAACATAGATATTTAAATCTAAactcattttccttctgttctttgatATTCAACACTATTGATTAAAAGTATGAACTCAGTATAGTTGCCATTTTTTATCTgtaaacttctttattttatttttttaaagtaatctctattcCCACTATGGGGCTTAAGCTCATACCCCAAGatcaaagtcacatgctctaccaactgagccagccaagagccCCTTATTTACTCTGTTTTAGATTTTTTACCTTTATCCCGATGTTCTGGTACTTTCTCGGTCTCAGCCTGAGATTCACccaatatactgaaaaaaaaaaaactatagtttttcttttcaaaatttccatttgataAGTTTTCATAACAGCTTGTTATTTATTTacaacttattttttgtttgaggACATTAAATGTCTTTTACTCTTAAGTTCTTTCCATATTGTTCTGAATCTGTGTTTGTTATGTATACATTCTTTTATCTGTTGAGTGCATTTTTCACACTGTTAGTCTTCCTCATATGCTTGGTGATACTTTACTGATCACTCCTCTCCTACTGGAGGTTTCACTCACACCAGTACTGGTTTTGGTAGCCTTAttgaggggaggaaagaggagtcTCACGGTGGTTCCAGTCCCAGGTTCTACAAACCCAAGCCTTAATTAAGAAGCTTAGCTCAACTTTGTCAGACACAGAAGTTTGAGACCAACACCTAATGATGTGTTTGATTTGGTCCTGCTCTCCCTACTACAGAGTAGGTGGTCCTACTCTGCATTTGCTCCATGAGGCAAAAACGCAGGGAGTGTCACCCTCTGCCTCTTGTTTATCTTGGTGTCTGTTACAGCTGTAGACTTGGGAGCTAATGGAgacattttttacttttcaatcTTCAGAGTAAACAAACTGATTTTGAGGAAAATCAAGTTGTAGCTGAAGTAATTGATACATAGGGTTTacctacaggaaaaaaatcatagtctttattaatatatatgacACTGCTGCACATGGTAATCCTGGATGACACACATACTTGCTGGATGGCCAGAAAAACTTGCTGCAAAACTATCTTATATTATGCATTGAGCTGGTGCCACGTAAAACAAGGTGGTAACCTGGATGTAACTTGAGTTAAAACTCAGGACTATTTTATCAATGATTCAAAGCTTCAGAGTACTTGATGTTTACATGTCGAAGTATGGAGCACTGAAGCATAACTACTAGGCTCCTAAGTGACAGGCACAGCCAGGCACAAGCTGTTGCTGTTATTAAGGACTATAAGCCACCTCCATTTGACATGGTCTAGGACCTATCCCAGCCTGACCTGTCATTCCCTGAACCTCCACATAAGTCTACTCAGCTGACAGGTTCTCTATCCTCTTGATCACTGAGTTGACTCAGCCATCTTCCACTCTCGGTTTTCTGCTCCTGTTGTGGAGGACTAACAGGGAACCTTCAGTGGACTACTTCTCATAAGGCCATTTTTTGAGTATTTGGGGGATATCAACATCATTGGGACTTAGTTGCAGAACTATTAATGTGAGAGGTTTCTGACCAGAATATCAGAGACAAATGGGTTCAGATTTCTAAAGTCATTTGGCTCCAGATAATATGGGCTGTCTATGAGGAAGAGCTTTGATGAGAAACTCAACTTCTAGAACAATTTGGGgtttatcaaaaattaaaattgtgttcTCTATTGTcattttcagatttgttttgCCTAAATTTATATCTAGGGAAGTGAATTTTTTCATCTTGAATGTTTTCCTATTCAAGAAGGTttaataagtaatcaaaaaactttccaggggctcctgggtggctcagttggttaagcatccatctcttgattttggctcaggtcatgatctcatggtttctgagtttgcgcccagtgtcaggctctgagctgacagcatggagcc encodes:
- the PCDHB3 gene encoding protocadherin beta-3; protein product: MAESTMEARGERFLRQRQVLFLFVFLGGSLAGSESRRYSVVEETERGFLIANIANDLGLGEGELAVRGAQVVSKGNKQHFQLNHQTGDLHLREKLDREELCGPTEPCILHFQILLQNPLQVITNELHVIDVNDHSPVFFENEMQLKLLENTPPGTMIPLGNAEDLDVGRNSLQNYTITPNSHFHVLTRSRRDGRKYPQLVLDKSLDREEQPEFILTLTALDGGSPHRSGIAKIHILVLDINDNAPEFTQTLYEVQILENSPLNSVVVTVSATDLDTGNFGTVSYAFFHASEEIRKTFQLNPITGDIQLVKYLNFEEMNTYELDIEAKDGGGLSGKTTVIVQVVDVNDNPPELTLSSITSPIPENSPETVVAVFSVSDLDSGENGRIMCSIEDSLPFILKPSVENFYTLLTNTPLDRETKSEYNITITVTDLGTPRLKTQHNITVTVSDVNDNAPAFSQTTYTLRVRENNSPALHIGSVSATDRDSGANAQVTYSLLPPADPQLPLASLVSINADNGQLFALRSLDYEALRAFEFGVRAADRGSPALSSQARVRVLVLDDNDNAPFVLYPPQNGSAPCTELVPRAAEAGYLVTKVVAVDGDSGQNAWLSYQLLKATEPGLFGVWAHNGEVRTARLLSERDAVKHRLVVLVRDNGEPPRSASVTLHVLLVDGFSQPYLPLPEVAAAEARADPLTVYLVVALASVSSLFLFSVLVFVAVRLCRRSRAASAGRCSGPEGHFPGHLVDVSGAGTLSQSYQYEVCLTGDSGTNEFKFLKPIMTNGLVQDTE